A portion of the Tiliqua scincoides isolate rTilSci1 chromosome 3, rTilSci1.hap2, whole genome shotgun sequence genome contains these proteins:
- the LOC136643748 gene encoding lipase member M-like: protein MIFYRFTMWLFMVVACLIQQSANTEESIRKRHLNPQGFMNISEIIDYWGYPSEEYEILTADGYFLQANRIPYGVHNPGKTGNRPVVLLVHGILAEGRFWIANLPNNSLAFFLADAGYDVWILNCRGTTWSRRHQYLSNKQDKFWDFSFHEIGIYDVPATINFILQKTKQDALYYVGHSQGSTAGLVAFSVMPQLAQKVKLFISFSPGYTLEGITSSLTIILSLPEEVGKTIWGNKEFRLFTKRIKDMNVNLCSYAGFDQLCLQIIFTTAGFNENNVNASRADVYVGILPDFISVKTGIHWSQILTSKQFKYFDYGFKNKEVYNKTVPPFYKIEDMIVPTAVWYGGNDILTPKKDIELLLPRITHLVFQKYVPSWDHLYFMWGLDAPKLLYRDVLCLMQQYK, encoded by the exons ATGATCTTTTACAGGTTTACAATGTGGCTGTTTATGGTGGTAGCATGCTTGATCCAACAGTCTGCAAATACAGAGGAGTCGATAAGAAAAAGACACCTGAATCCTCAAGGATTTATGAATATT AGTGAAATTATTGATTATTGGGGATACCCCAGTGAAGAGTATGAAATTCTGACAGCTGATGGCTATTTTCTACAGGCAAACAGGATTCCTTATGGAGTGCACAATCCTGGAAAAACTG gAAATAGGCCAGTTGTATTACTGGTACATGGTATCCTGGCTGAGGGTAGGTTCTGGATTGCTAATCTCCCCAACAACAGTCTGGCATTCTTCCTAGCAGATGCTGGCTATGATGTCTGGATTCTTAATTGCAGGGGGACCACCTGGTCTAGAAGGCATCAGTATCTGTCAAATAAGCAAGACAAATTTTGGGACTTCAG TTTTCATGAAATAGGGATATATGATGTTCCAGCAACAATAAACTTTATTCTGCAGAAAACTAAGCAGGATGCGTTATACTATGTGGGCCACTCCCAGGGTTCTACAGCGG GCCTCGTTGCATTTTCAGTCATGCCACAGTTGGCTCAAAAGGTCAAACTCTTCATCAGCTTTTCTCCTGGCTACACGTTAGAGGGCATCACATCCTCTCTTACAATTATTCTGTCACTTCCTGAGGAAGTAGGAAAA ACTATATGGGGGAATAAAGAATTCCGTTTATTCACTAAACGTATTAAAGACATGAATGTCAACCTGTGCAGTTATGCAGGGTTCGACCAACTTTGTCTCCAAATCATTTTCACAACAGCAGGATTTAATGAGAACAACGTAAATGCG AGTCGAGCAGATGTATATGTTGGAATCTTGCCTGATTTTATTTCTGTGAAGACAGGAATTCATTGGAGCCAG ATACTCACATCAAAACAATTTAAGTATTTTGACTATGGATTCAAGAACAAGGAAGTTTATAACAAG ACTGTGCCTCCATTTTATAAAATTGAAGACATGATTGTGCCAACAGCTGTGTGGTATGGTGGAAATGACATTCTAACACCCAAAAAGGATATTGAACTGTTGCTCCCTCGTATCACTCATTTAGTTTTCCAAAAATATGTTCCCTCTTGGGATCATTTATATTTCATGTGGGGTCTTGATGCTCCAAAGCTTCTATATCGTGATGTGCTTTGTCTGATGCAGCAGTATAAATAA